A segment of the Patescibacteria group bacterium genome:
CAATTGTGATGGGAGCTATTGTTCTGGAGGAGGGGGGACATTTCTTGCTATTGAAGATATCAATAATCCTACAGACCCTCAGACTGCAAGTGGACAGGCTTACAACAGAAGCATGCAGGATTTAGTAGATGCTGGTGTGCTGGGTGCAATTCCGCATAGTCCTGGGGGAAGTCCGTATGCTTATTATAACTATGGAATAACATCACTTGGTGCCGTTTTTGGAACTGAGCTAGAAACAGACACTCGTAGGATACATACTAGAATTGCTGTAGCAACGTTATACAGCACAGATATGGAAAGTGGGAGGGAGGTATGTGAGACATACAGTAATAGTGAAGATGCAGGACGAGTGTACTATCTTTATTGTGATGATATTCCAAATAATGAATGGTGTAGCCACATCGCAAGTGATCCCGGAAATTATCCTTCTCCTGGCTCGGTAACAAACAATCTTGCATATGTGGGAGAGGGTTGGCCTCAGAGTGAGTATTGTGTGCCTTTAGCGTACTCATCTGTATCGCCTGCACCCACACTTCTTTGTCAGAATAATGTATTTGAATATTGCATCATAGCCCCGTAGGCTATAAAAGTATTGCAGACTATTGATTTATTTTGAATAGTATGTAGAATAACGCCTATGCTTACCTTAGAATTTCAAAAGCGAGAACCCGCTGATACGCTTCATAAAGTACGGTCTGAAAACAACGTGCCTGCTGTTTTCTACGGCCCTAAGGAAGATTCAACCCCTATTTCTATTAAACAAGCTGACTTCAAGAAAGTTTGGAAAGAAGCAGGAGAATCTTCAATTATTATCCTTAAGAATGGCACAGAAGAACACGAAGCTCTTATCAAAGAGATCGATCTTCACCCTGTAAGTGGAGTAGTGCGACATGCAGATTTTTATGTAATTGAAAAAGGTAAAAAGCTCCAAGTTACCGTTCAGCTCGAATTTATCGGTATTTCAGAAATGGTTAAGAGTGGTGCAGGAAGTCTAACAAAGGTACTTCACGAAGTTGAAGTTGAGGCTATGCCTAAGGATCTCCCTCATGATCTTGAAGTAGATATCTCATCACTTACAACTTTGGATAGTCAGATCCTCGCTAGTGACATCAAGCTTCCAGCAGGAGTAGAACTTATTACAAACCCTGAAGAAGTAGTAGCCGCTATCTCAGCAGCTCGAGATGAAACAGAAGAAGAAGTTGTCGTAGCCCTTGATCCTTCAAAGATTGAACTCTCAGTAGAGAAAGGTAAGGCAGACGAAGAAGAAGGCGCTGGTGACAAAGAATAAGAATGATATAATAAAACACGTGGTCCAATTAAACTTTGGCCACGTGTTTTGTTTTTGTTACTGAAACCTTTCTAGCCCGTATATTTTATATAGTATGTTTACAATTCAACGTCTTAAAAAAGTTAGTATTATTATTACCTTGTGTGCCGTTATCGTGGCTTCAGGAGCAGGGATTGCCTACAATACCAATACATTACATGCTCAAACAGCTGATGCCGTAGCAGCTCGAGAAGCACAGCTTAGAGCAGAGCTCGATCAAGTCCTTAAAGAAATCAACGAACAGCAGGCTATTCTTGCTGAAGAAAACAAAAAGGGAACTTCTATTGCACGAGATCTTGCTATTCTTACGGCTAAGATTAATGAAGCAAAGCTCAACATTCGAGCACGAAATCTTGCAATTGAAGGTCTTGGAAAAGATATTAATCAAAAGACTACAACTATCAATACACTGACAGGGAAGATAGATGATACACGATCTTCTTTGGCTCAACTTGTGCGTAAAACTAATCAGATGGACTCTTATACTATTGCTGACGTTGTGCTTAGTAATCAGGATATTTCAGAATTTTTCTCAGATG
Coding sequences within it:
- a CDS encoding type II secretion system protein, whose protein sequence is MYKDKKGFTLIELLVVIAIISLLSSVVFTATNVARAKARDTRKLADANQVKTALNSFNLEEEGMPGNYNCDGSYCSGGGGTFLAIEDINNPTDPQTASGQAYNRSMQDLVDAGVLGAIPHSPGGSPYAYYNYGITSLGAVFGTELETDTRRIHTRIAVATLYSTDMESGREVCETYSNSEDAGRVYYLYCDDIPNNEWCSHIASDPGNYPSPGSVTNNLAYVGEGWPQSEYCVPLAYSSVSPAPTLLCQNNVFEYCIIAP
- a CDS encoding 50S ribosomal protein L25, encoding MLTLEFQKREPADTLHKVRSENNVPAVFYGPKEDSTPISIKQADFKKVWKEAGESSIIILKNGTEEHEALIKEIDLHPVSGVVRHADFYVIEKGKKLQVTVQLEFIGISEMVKSGAGSLTKVLHEVEVEAMPKDLPHDLEVDISSLTTLDSQILASDIKLPAGVELITNPEEVVAAISAARDETEEEVVVALDPSKIELSVEKGKADEEEGAGDKE